The proteins below are encoded in one region of Hordeum vulgare subsp. vulgare chromosome 3H, MorexV3_pseudomolecules_assembly, whole genome shotgun sequence:
- the LOC123443768 gene encoding uncharacterized protein LOC123443768 — translation MGPPQGRCLGAPWAWRIGEQSMPNIWRSLDAMDHQEGGWNGGAGLIFSLRFDPMRAVFDRTLASFPVSALISRLLGWSKSSGQGTPKGSVMVAAAVALYAAALFVSDQQPRRRRLAASAAAARPTSATRPRALPTPDDGLRIVASDDEYLENVIHSASIGAGDDEPVLVARVHTMPPDVAGATSAWETEHDKLEKEEVERFKELWLSLVEREQRLELRLMDLDGLIEQEATVKELENRLGLAAVEARLLELKVLSLREENERLKDQAAELEAVRAQLGRAKEKLRALKERVKVEREESQSEAAMLRDKVMGLEKTGEQRERVLAAEAAELRRAKAALEEGNRELAQRLQDAEHVSSAVTLVREDDIVDEANYLREANDRLTRQIEQLHSDHCAHVEELVYLKWVNACLRHDLRSGDHHPSSAQQDQDGVASAMPSAMDLSKSMSYRSSEKAKELMLQYGSLGLDGYDPALFSPLNDSMYGDGESHQQHVGDQHEPGRSPVVPSPAAAAPENRAGHGKLKFLRNIKKLLASSRRSHGHDRKSKKAAPDDDHLEKAMRWLSSSNQDALGGDSSYESTPLSSCDRTPLSSVTTVDLHARARAGEAPSTPRLEAKTRLARSKSDNGASFRREATRYHALRPDRPAGPGTDGFHSPEKNRRYSDELRSS, via the exons ATGGGACCTCCTCAAGGTCGCTGCTTAGGCGCCCCCTGGGCATGGCGAATTGGAGAGCAGAGCATGCCCAACATATGGCGCTCGCTTGACGCCATGGACCACCAGGAGGGAGGCTGGAATGGAGGAGCTGGCCTCATATTCTCCCTCCGGTTTGATCCCATGAGGGCGGTCTTCGATCGTACTCTGGCCAGCTTCCCTGTTTCCGCGCTGATTAGCCGCCTTCTTGGATGGAGCAAGAGCAGTGGCCAAGGGACGCCGAAGGGATCCGTGATGGTCGCTGCCGCCGTTGCACTTTACGCGGCTGCGCTCTTTGTTTCAGATCAgcagcctcgccggcgacgcctggCTGCTTCTGCTGCTGCAGCTAGGCCAACTTCTG CAACCAGACCTCGTGCTCTGCCTACGCCGGACGATGGGCTCAGAATTGTGGCATCGGAT GATGAATATCTGGAAAACGTGATCCACAGCGCGTCAATCGGTGCCGGGGACGATGAGCCAGTTCTGGTGGCAAGAGTTCACACCATGCCACCCGACGTGGCTGGAGCAACCTCTGCATGGGAAACGGAGCACGATaagctggagaaggaggaggtcgaACGATTCAAGGAGCTGTGGCTGTCGCTCGTGGAGCGGGAGCAGAGGCTGGAGCTCCGGCTGATGGACCTCGACGGCCTTATAGAGCAGGAGGCCACCGTGAAAGAGCTCGAGaaccgcctcggcctcgccgccgtGGAGGCGCGGCTCCTGGAGCTCAAGGTCTTGTCGCTGCGTGAGGAGAACGAGAGGCTCAAGGACCAGGCGGCGGAGCTGGAGGCCGTCCGGGCTCAGCTGGGTCGCGCCAAGGAGAAGCTGCGGGCGCTCAAGGAGCGGGTGAAGGTCGAGCGGGAGGAGTCTCAGAGCGAGGCGGCGATGCTCCGGGACAAGGTGATGGGGCTGGAAAAGACCGGCGAGCAGAGGGAGAGGGTGctggcggcggaggcggcggagctACGGAGGGCCAAGGCCGCGCTGGAGGAGGGGAACAGGGAGCTTGCTCAGAGGTTGCAGGATGCGGAGCACGTCTCCTCCGCTGTTACTCTGGTTCGTGAG GACGACATCGTTGACGAGGCAAACTACCTGAGGGAGGCGAACGATCGGCTGACGAGGCAGATCGAGCAGCTACACAGCGACCACTGCGCCCACGTCGAGGAGCTCGTCTACCTCAAGTGGGTCAACGCCTGCCTCCGCCACGACCTCCGTAGCGGCGACCACCACCCCTCGTCCGCTCAGCAGGATCAGGACGGGGTTGCCAGCGCAATGCCGTCGGCCATGGATCTCAGCAAGAGCATGAGCTACCGCTCCAGCGAGAAGGCCAAGGAGCTCATGCTCCAGTATGGCAGCCTCGGCCTCGACGGCTACGACCCCGCGCTCTTCTCGCCGCTCAACGACTCCATGTACGGCGACGGCGAAAGTCACCAGCAGCATGTTGGAGATCAGCACGAGCCAGGGCGGAGTCCGGTCGTGCCGTCGCCGGCCGCGGCCgcgcccgagaatcgggccgggcaTGGCAAGCTCAAGTTTCTGAGGAATATCAAGAAGCTGCTAGCGAGCAGCAGAAGGAGCCACGGCCACGACCGCAAGAGCAAGAAGGCCGCGCCGGACGACGATCATCTGGAGAAGGCGATGCGGTGGCTGTCCTCCAGCAATCAAGACGCGCTCGGCGGAGACAGCTCGTACGAGAGCACGCCGCTGTCGTCGTGCGACCGGACGCCGCTGAGCAGCGTGACGACCGTGGACTTGCACGCCCGTGCGCGCGCCGGGGAGGCGCCCTCCACGCCGAGGCTGGAGGCGAAGACTCGGCTGGCGAGGTCCAAGAGCGACAATGGCGCCTCCTTCAGGCGGGAGGCGACCAGGTACCACGCTCTCCGGCCGGACCGCCCGGCCGGTCCCGGGACAGACGGGTTCCACTCGCCCGAGAAGAATAGAAGGTACTCAGACGAGTTGAGAAGCTCCTGA